Sequence from the bacterium genome:
GCTGGCCTGCCGGGAGACCCAGTACCTGAAGTGTGCCATCATGGTGGTGGAGTGACTGAACAAGGTAAAGGAGAGAGAAATGGTTCGAAAACTTTTATGGCTGTTGCTGTTAGCCTCACCATTATCTGCTCAGACAGTTACTGATATTTATATAAGAGAGGTTAAGAATACTGATAACTCAGAAATTAAAAGCAAAAAAAATTATTATTCTGAAGTTGTGATAGTATACGAAGACAATAACTCGTATCTTTTATTTTCAGAAGGATATTCCGTCGTAATAGCAGCAAGCGGTTTTAGGTGGTCGGAAAATGGAGAAACAATCGTTAAAAAATATGGTATAGAGTCAATCAGCACAATCGTTTCTAATAACGGGATATGTGAAATAAAAATAAACACTACCACTATACCCAGCTTTAGTGATTACATTTCAGGTAATAATGTCATCATCAGATTAGCTGTAAAAAGTGAGCCTAAGATATATTATTTAAACATACCGAACAAGGAAGTAAATACTTTTCCAGTTAGTTTATCATTCCGGTGTGAAGATGTGGGGAGAAAAGACACAGACACCATAGAATACCGTGCATTCATTAAAGCACCTGATGAAATGCCGACTGTATGCGGATATTCTGTTGGCCAATGGACGCCATGGGCGCAAGGAGACAGCGGTTCAGTGGTCTTTGATAGCCTTATATATCCAGGAAAGTATTCCGTTAAGGTTCAGGCCCGCAATAAAAATACCGGGGTTGAATCGAAGAAAATTGAAACCAAGTTCAAATACAAAAAGTAGCATTTTGGGAATCATCCAATACATAAAATCCCGTTGGCAAGCACCCGGCGGATACCGCCAGGTGCTTCTTATCGCCTTTCCCCTGATCCTGTCCACCGGTTCCTGGGCGGTCCAGCACTTTGTGGATAGGATGTACCTGGCCTGGTATTCGCCGGAGGCCCTGGCGGCGGCCATGCCGGCCGGGATGCTTAACTTTGCGGTGATGACCATCTTCCTGGGAACGGTGGGCTATGCCGGGACCTTCGTGGCCCAGTATTACGGGGCCAAGCAGAACAAGCAGATCGGTCCGGTGATCTGGCAGGCGGTCTATGTGGCGGCGGCCGGGTCCATCGCGGTGATGCTGCTGATCCCCTGGGCCGGAGCCATCTTCCAGGCGGTGGGGCACGACCCGCTGGTGCAAAGGTACGAGACCACATATTTTGCCATCCTCTGCGCCGGGGCCTTTCCGGCCCTGGTGTCCTCGGCCCTGTCCGGGTTCTATTCCGGGCTGGGGAAGACCATGCCGGTGATGTGGATCAACCTGGGCGCCACCGCGGTCAACGTGGTCTTCGATTACCTGATGATCTTCGGCCACGGCGGCTTCCCCGAGATGGGCATGGCCGGGGCCGCCTGGGCCACGGTCTTCTCGGCGGTGTTCTCCGTCATCGCCTATTCGGTGCTGATCTTCAGGCCGGGATACAACCGGGCCTTCCATACCTTAAGCGGCTGGCGGCTGGACCGGACCAAGCTGTCCGCCCTGCTCAAGTACGGTTTCCCCAACGGGGTCCAGTTCTTTTTGGACATGAGCGGCTTTACCTTTTTCATCCTGTTGGTGGGACGGCTGGGCAGCGACAACCTGGCGGCCACCAACATCGCCTTCAACGTCAACACCATCGCTTTCATGCCGATGATCGGGTTCGGCATCACCGCTTCGGTGCTGGTGGGCCAGTACCTGGGC
This genomic interval carries:
- a CDS encoding MATE family efflux transporter; amino-acid sequence: MGIIQYIKSRWQAPGGYRQVLLIAFPLILSTGSWAVQHFVDRMYLAWYSPEALAAAMPAGMLNFAVMTIFLGTVGYAGTFVAQYYGAKQNKQIGPVIWQAVYVAAAGSIAVMLLIPWAGAIFQAVGHDPLVQRYETTYFAILCAGAFPALVSSALSGFYSGLGKTMPVMWINLGATAVNVVFDYLMIFGHGGFPEMGMAGAAWATVFSAVFSVIAYSVLIFRPGYNRAFHTLSGWRLDRTKLSALLKYGFPNGVQFFLDMSGFTFFILLVGRLGSDNLAATNIAFNVNTIAFMPMIGFGITASVLVGQYLGQDDPETAQYSVYSGFHMTFVYMAAVALLYFFWPQVFLMPYAAHADPVRFEAIRRTTIILLRFVAVYSLFDGFNIIFSSAIKGAGDTKFVMYMLLVLSFFGLVVPSYLALAVFGAGIYTAWTIASAYVVILGLAFYFRFRGGKWKGMRVIEPLAPSLIIHPESPAVE